Proteins from one Akkermansiaceae bacterium genomic window:
- a CDS encoding methyltransferase domain-containing protein: MPPRPTDLAQQILRGIISAGDIAIDATAGNGHDTLFLAEAVGPEGRVLAFDVQEAAVVSSRARITEAGYADRVEFFLQSHSTMADHADAGSVAAIMFNLGYLPGADHSVATGDDTLTALEAAARLIRGGGVLSVVCYPGHDGGSEEAGRVEAWMATLPARGWRVARYGALGTLKPAPYLLLAVLRAAGAS, from the coding sequence TTGCCGCCACGACCAACCGATCTCGCGCAGCAGATCCTCCGCGGGATCATTTCCGCTGGTGATATCGCCATCGATGCCACCGCGGGCAATGGGCATGACACCCTGTTTCTCGCGGAGGCGGTGGGGCCGGAAGGGCGTGTGCTTGCGTTCGATGTGCAGGAGGCGGCCGTGGTTTCGTCACGGGCGAGAATCACGGAGGCAGGGTATGCGGATCGTGTTGAATTTTTCCTCCAATCCCATTCCACCATGGCGGACCATGCGGACGCAGGATCTGTGGCGGCCATCATGTTCAATCTCGGTTACCTGCCCGGTGCGGACCACTCGGTGGCGACCGGTGATGATACGCTCACAGCCCTGGAAGCCGCCGCCAGATTGATCCGTGGCGGTGGGGTTCTGTCCGTCGTGTGCTATCCCGGTCACGACGGCGGGAGTGAAGAGGCCGGAAGGGTGGAAGCATGGATGGCCACGCTGCCGGCCCGGGGCTGGCGCGTGGCTAGGTATGGAGCATTGGGAACCCTGAAGCCCGCTCCTTATCTTCTTCTCGCCGTGCTGCGCGCGGCGGGAGCTTCATGA